gttcatgaacggcgtgtcaatgcgtgtgttgatgacgtacgtggtgacgtttgaagccccacgaagcaggtgtaccacgtgactgattcaagaaatgattcgctaggtttgagtgtagttcgaaataaaagcggcaaagaaacgctatggattccccttcactttttgtgttttcgggtcccttattgcgctactttttttgcttttggcattcgatttgacgagcctctttttgcgatggaaccagcaagaaagagattttcccttgtttaggagcactttgagcagatctcacctcagaaggtaatgcactgcaattacggtactattttaacagattccaataataaaataaaataaaatgtgacaacacataaaattcacatttttctgttcacagttgaaagtccccttcagtactgggaatcacagaaatatacgcgtccaattctatacaaacttgctatctcatatcgatgcacccctgcttcatcagtaccatgtgaaagagttttttcccAAAGCAgctgaaattctctgcaaaaaaaagaaaccgcctgagtccaaaaacttcggaaaaaatagtttttaaataaaaatgaataagcactttattttacctccttatttcacattttcacttgttgcataagcacaaacatagacaaagtaacacagaacaattcatgttaaaacactcttcaaatatatattcttttgtatttagagcatgatttacaccccaccattttattgcatgcaccaagcatgttatacatttttctgtccacatgatggcgtagtcgaggaaatgaatcttggtcttgaagcccctacgtgtgtgtgaagcatttcactgcagggcttcactgctttacggggcttcattttgccatcactactttTAACACCACGTTGTGAGGTAAATGAGAAAAAATCCGTAAAAATAGCGAATTTAAAACCTGTTGCTTTACTTTGGAGATGAGGAAACTAAATACAGTTTAGCTATCCCTGGTACTCGCCGtatttactcaaaaaaaaaaaaaaaaatacaagactaACCATGACAAACCGTGCTGCGATCTATTATTTAGTATGCATGTTAttgtatgccctgcgattggttggcaaccagtccagggtgtcccccgcctactgcccaaagccaatgGATGTTATATTTCATTATATAGCGGCGATGCCATAAATCCTCCTGGCCGACAGGTGTCACTGCGCCTGTTGGTGTCTCGTCACAACCAATGACGTGTCAATCCGGAAACGAACACTTCCGTTTTGCCGCTGTGGTCACTTGTGATTGGAGCATGAACCACTCAAGCAGTTGAGTAAAGTTGAATTTCATGTAGTCCGACCTCGTCAATTGACCAACTTTTCGGTGGTCAATGTCATCGAAACTTCGAAAAATAAATATAGCTACCCGCGCGAAAGAAAGCTGCCGAGCTTCGCGGCTAACTTGCCCAGAGAGCTAACATCGAATCCGTCCAGGACACCAAAAATGGACTGTATCTGTGAAATACTTGAAGCTTTAGTGGGGTTGGCGGTTGTGGCTGTAATTGTGGTAAGgggacatttcttttttaattttttacaagTTACTACCTGAGGTTATTGCAAAGCTGATTCCAAATGAAATGACATCAACTACAGTAGCCGAAACTACTGGAGACAATTTCCTTGTGTGTTCATGACCCAAAATGCTTTGGGTGCCAAAACAAAGAGCAGACTTTACTAATCACTTCAGAAGTACCACACCAGTCTTTGTACTATATACATACCCTGGTGAAGTGTCATATACCTAAACTTGTCTCACTTCCAGCCTGTTTCCATCTCCCTTCCCTTATAATCAACGTGACGAGCAGAGATCCAACCATAATCTTTTCTTTCCCTCAAAAGTATGAAACTCATTTGCCTCATTTGGTATCCCCAGTTTGTGATGATTGCGCACGTCACGGCCAGCGAGGCGAACCTGGCGCGGATGGACAAGGAGAAACTTTTCGTCACCGCTACCGGTGCAGAGGAGCCATTCCCCAGTCTGCATGACCCCCCCTCCATAGATCTCTCTGTGGTGGTGCCGGCCTACAACGAGGAGTTGAGGAGTGAGTGTGACAACCACAACAGTCCcacttttttcaaaaattttatGCAAGATGCGCTTTATggctccttttgtttttttctggactaaaagtcaaacacaaatacaaagtGACAGTGCTGGCAAGGAGCTGATGTATGCCACAAATCAttcagtacagtacatttacaCGCAGACAAACTCCATCACAAGTCGCACCCCtgaaagtatttttctttttcttttttttaaaccttgcatctaattgtgtgttttttttcagtgccCGTGATGCTGAATGAAGCCATGGAATATTTGGAGAACAGGCAGGTCAGTAATGTGAGGTGGCTGCATGTTGTTCATACAAGTGCCAGCAGGTGCCAGCATTGAACTGTTTTCGTACTTGTGCACAGAAACTGCAAGCTTCTTTCACTTATGAGGTCATTGTGGTGGATGACGGCAGCAAAGACAAAACCACAAAGGTGAGAACCTCACTTATTGCCCACATATCATATTAATTTGCGatgttagattttatttttttatttttttttaataaacttgcCATTTTGTGATCCCgaaaatgtgaaattatttCACGATGGCTTGGTGTTCTGCATGGATGATCAATTTAGATGTGGGTAGTAATTCACACATTTTAATGATGTCGGAAAATGTTCTGTTAAATGACATGAAAATCTCTGCAATTAGGGACTTTAAAACTGTTTTTGATATCCAAGCCAGATTTTTGTTTATGTTGGTTCACACGTTCATGATGTCATAAAATATGGTTAAAATAGAAATCTGCCCATTTTGGGATTTAATATCACAAACCTCCTgaatgctgtttatttttttattttttgtttaagtaCATCAACACTAATGTAGTCAACTACGTCAATTGAATGCATCACTCACTTTGTGATCAACCACCAGGTGGCGTTGCAGTACACTAAGAAGTACGGCGCCGAGAAAGTGCGGGTTCTGACGCTGGTGAAGAACCGGGGAAAAGGCGGCGCGGTGCGCTTGGTGAGAGATGTTAGCATGCAGCTAGCAGCAGAAGCATGCTAACGTTTGTGTTCTCGGAAAGGGAACGCTGAGCTCCAGGGGCCGCCTCATTCTCATGGCCGACGCCGACGGAGCTACCAAGTTTGCCGATGTGGAAAAAGTGGAAGCGGGCCTTAAAGACCTCAGTCCCAAACCGGTAAAAGATTTGTGAGAATAATAATGCACATTAAAGTTGATGATTGGGGGCAAAGCAAGGGTGTTGCGATCTGGTCTGTCTTTTTCTTATGAAAAATTGTCTTTTCCACAATATGTCCCCTCCTTTCGTGACTTGTTTGTGGAAACCAGGACAACATGGCCATCTCGTGTGGTTCCCGAGCTCACCTGCAGCAGGAGGCCGTCGCCGAGGTAACCCGAGCCGATCCGCTTGCCGACTCCGAGCGCCGCCGCTCGTCCTTTACCGTGTTCGTTTTCTCGCCTCAGCGTTCGCTGATCCGCAACTTCCTGATGGTCGGCTTCCACTTCCTGGTTTGGTTCTTGTGCGTGCGCGGCATCCGCGACACGCAGTGCGGCTTCAAGCTTTTCACGCGCGAGGCGGCACTGCGCACCTTCTCTTCGCTCCATGTGGAACGATGGTGAGGTCGCCGTAAACGTGAACCCTCCCGACTCCGAATATGTTAGCCTGGTAGGCCTaagcatttgttaaaaaaaaaaaaagttttaggtCAAAAACTTAATTTCCATTACTGTAGGCTTAAAGGCCCAATATGCccgtttcactcaggaaaatgcactttctaAATACAGAATgtaaacactttaactttctctcagtctacacatctgggtttatgttaatctttggtggtgattttgtcctaaacccccaccccctcagcttgtattttgtcattttgtgtttgttttgtaaacagcaggacgtttctgttgaaagacagtgtttacacccctccagccaatcgcagagtggggggggggggggggggggggggtgtgtcgCAAACTgggaacgtgtcggctgcgtgacgtaattttttttctcgcgcactcactcacagaagcttacgtgtgtaaatgaatgagtgaagaaaaaaaaaaatccgtgcgtgctttcaaattgccgcaggagtgacgtcacacagccgacacgttcgcccggccccgtttccgacacgccaccccccgctctatgattggctggaggggtgtaaacactgtctttcctcagaaacgtcccgctgtttacaaaacaaacacaaaatggcaaaatacaggctgggggtgtgggggtttaggacaaaatcacccccacacatgaagacaagccctgagctgtaaattgagaagtagtttgtttgtttaaatcctgtatttaaaaagtgcattttcctgagtgaaaccggcagactgcgcctttaaagaagaaaaaaaaaaaaaaggtaaatattGAGTCACGTAAAATTTGGGCGAGTTCTTCGCAGGGCGTTTGACGTGGAGCTCTTATACATCGCGCAGTGCTTCAACATCCCCATTGCCGAGGTGGCCGTCAACTGGACCGAGATAGACGGTAGACATCATGAGTCACTTTCCTATTCTCTTTTTCCTCCTTTTGCGTGAAAGGTACCGACATGGATCTGAGGAGGAGAGTGGAATTTCCCAGCTTCCAATGTAGCAGCATTACATAGAGGTGGGATGAAGGCTAAGTAAAAGGGAAGAACAAAAAGGAGGGATCACAGCTGTGTAAAAGGGGGAAAACGAACTCATATTGTGTGAAAGCGTAAATAAACAAATCTGGAATGTCTGAAAAGCTCAACTTTAAAGTCTGGAGGGCGGCGGTGTGTATAGTGAAAGCCAAAAATTTGGGACAAAAATGACAGGACAGTGATTATGTGAAATAAAATGACCAGCAGCTGTGTGAAAaggagcagaaaaaaacaagatgGGTGAAAGATAGCAGTAACAAGAGGTGTGTGATATGGAGGTGGCATGAAAAAGAATGTCAGGATTCGGTGTGAAAATACCTCTATTGCCCCATTCACACTGCATTTATTCACTTGTGCCGTGTCCTTAGTGTGGGTTCACGCAGCCATTGCaagttttaaacatttaataataagaattcaatATGCTGCAACgccaaaaacagcaacaaatgcTTTTGATGCAAAGGTACATGTTCAACGGGTCTCAGGGTTTCAACTTCACACATTCGCCCGGTTCTTGTCAACTTCAACCCCATGTTCCAAAAGGGGTACCTTTCACACAAAACACCGAGACTGGGGAAAATCTGTTTTGCAAGGCCGGTGTGAAAGGGGCTTAAGGTGTGTATTCAGTGTGCACGTGTGCGTCCTCAGGTTCCAAGCTGGTTCCGTTTTGGAGCTGGCTCCAAATGGGCCGAGACCTGATCTTCATCCGCCTGCGCTACCTGACAGGAGCCTGGAAGCTGCACCCGCCCATCAAGAGCAACTAGCCAATCACTGGAGAGACTGCCTCGACTTGCCACTCAATCACAAAACAGAAggcgggtctttttttttttttttttttttttttttttttcccctcaaacatTTGTACCTGCCtccgggggtggggtggggggtggctgtgcttaaattatgacaatggCCTGCGGTAGCTGCAGATGGAAAgctgtttgagcatttattctaTATCGAACTTAATGTCCATGCACTAGTAACTTCTTTGTCCTCACAAGTAAGACAATTCAGCACACTAGTAGATTGACTGTCTTACTTTTGTCCTACCACCCAATTTAACCTCAGTGATAAGCTTTTGTGCTGCATTAGTAATACCACTGCAAGGCCCATCTAATGGGCATGTGTCATGCACTAGTAGCCTCCGGGACCCTACTCATGCCCCCAAAAATGTCCACTCGTAAAATGTTGTCCTACTAGTATGCCAAAGTACTACTAGTGTCATCATACTTCCAGTTACTATAACATCTAGTACTTCAGTATTAGTAGCACACAGATGTCAAGTGCATAACATACAGAAGTTATCCTACTAGTGTGGCCAAAGATGGTTCTGGTACATGGACCTTAagtcatgtttatttttcttgccCTCAGGAGAAGCAGtagtaaaacaggccaaaatccaGATGTGGGGGCTGTAGGCTGTAATCACAAGAATGTCGACAAACGCTCAAACAGCTTTCCGTATTACGGTGGCTGCCATTTTGTGTGCCAAGttatttcattggtcagatgaGATGGCTTATTCTTGTATAAATGGGACAGGTGGGGGTGTGAaaaatattgtggggggttggttcagtggaaataaatgaaaaaacaaacaaacaaaaaaacgtattgaaTACTGTTTGGTCATATTTCAATTAGCTAACATTTGAAGACGTGAGTGACACATATTACACAGCACCACTAGGAGGCAGTATTGGCATGTGCGATGCCAGTGTTGACCAGCAGTGGGCGGTAGGTTGTCAACAAAAAGGTTGGAAAAACTCGACTGTATTGAAAGTGGttacttcattaggtacaccattTATCTAAGGAATTTCCATCCAACAGTTGTGacatggtattttttaaattgttgtttctaatattttggctGGTATGTGATCATTTTCAATAGTTTCCATATTGAAGATATGTAGAAAATAGTAAAACTATATTTCTTGTACTTAAGAATCACAGCTGTACATAGGATCGAATATAAAGCAAAACTAAAatgataattttaatataacggtaaaaaaaaacggtatcttTTAAATATACACGAAGACAAAAAACAAGGGGTAATAATCTTCCAATATAATAAACACGTATACATACATTGAATTTGCATTTAAGAGCTAATGAGTAACAATTTTATATActggttttttttattatttttttttagtattaaataaaatgtcaaccAAGAAAAAGAAGCTTACTGTGATGTAGGATACAAAAACAACTTCTACacctaatttttaaaaaaaataaatacttgaaaaatgaaaaaatcataatcattataatgaaaataaataagttaatgaaaataaataagtaaaaaagttaattattttTGCACCAAATAAGCTATGGTTTGAGgaaaatagttgtttttttttcttcttcttcttctttttcttcatggAAACCAATACCCAAAACACTACATCAATAGATTTTGTGCCTCATAAAACTGCACTTTATCGTACAACTTGTCAGCATTCAAACTAAAAGATACATTCTCAACCCCTCATCTTTTCCAATGAATTGCAAGCTCATAAATGAGTGTTTTCCTCTTGCCGGGCATGTTTATTTGCTAATAGAAGTGACCAGCAACAAAAGAGCGCTCAAGTTGGTTTGTTGTGTGACTTTGTGTACACTCACATGCCCATTGTGCGCTTAATTACAGAGGTGGGAGAAAGGGGCTTTTTGCTGCAACTGTGGTACATGGGAACAAACGTGGCAACAGATGTGAGGCCCGCATGTGCGGCGCTTTAATTGGAGCTTGTGGGTCTTTGAGCTGCGACAGGTTATGCTACATGCACAATCCACAAATCCATGCCAGAAATCATTGTTAACATCAGCAACAATAGTCAGCAACGTTTGCGGCCTTGTGTGAAAGAAACACCCAAGGTGGCTCCAGGTGAAAATGTGCCCTCTCTAATTTGGCCAATGATGATGTTTACCTCCCTGCTTTGTATCACGTATGCTTCTGGAATGTTGTGGAAGCATCCCGTTTCATTACGTATAGAGCGAACTGTGAGATGACAAAGCACTAAAAAGCTCTCTCATCAGCCGGACAACTGTATCTCTTGttggagtttttatttttttatttttttgaaagacATTTTGGCTGATCTTTCCGCAGTCAAGTCGtgccaccaccgccgccgcagccctcCAGGCCGAGTTGGGCTGCTTGAAGAAATTTGCACAAGATGCTGTTGGTGGAAGTTTGAAGGTCAGCAAAAGAGCCAAATAAGGCACCATACATTTACAGGCAACTAAAAGCTATATTACACGCCTACGTCTCTTTGTATAGAAATGTACATCTCAAGTAAGTCACTTCATTAGGAACACCATCCAATACGAGAGCTGTTAGATGttccacatttacaaaaaaatggaaacaaaacagAAGATGTTTATGTGACAGTATGTTGATGATTTGGTGTTGTCATTTGCAGCCTATCAGCAACTACATTTTCATTTCGTTTTattagctggaaaaaaaaaacaactaccgcTACAGAAAATGAGATGGACTTTTACACTTAAAACGCAAGActtaactttttatttgtttatgaaataggaaatgtttttttccgcTTTAAGCTCtagattttgtttcattattattcataaagAAATGTTTCCACCCTGAGAGCTAGGTTTGAATTGGAATGAAATCCAACTGAGAGCAATTGAGATCTGTATCACTTCAAGgtcctgattttatttttattattcatgaAGAAATGCTTCATtctgacatatatatatatatatatatatatatatatatatatatatatatatatatatatacttatgtcaatttttatttgatcattatttctattattttcaCCTGAAGTGGGTAGATTTAATATTCATTGTGATTTTTCTTTCGATCACAATTTATTCATTTCAATACGTACTGATCattaaatacttatatatatatatatagatcctGATTAATATAAAGATAGTAATACAAAACAACTGCAGGCTCACCATCATCACATTGTaaattgtctaaataataatgtCTTTTGTCACTCAAGTAATTTATTCATGTGCAGTGCTTTCATTATTTCCCCCAATTGTCCTCATTGAGTCTTGATGCTATTACACTCTGCTACACTACTAtgtttaataataaatgataagaGTAACATTGTTTTTGTCGGTGCTAGACCACGCCTCCTTTTAGTGAGTGACATCCTTGCTTGGCCAATAGGCTGCCAGGGAGCCATGCGCGTCCTTCCGATGCTTGCATAGAAGGGGAGGGGGCACCCCCGCACTCTTACTcatcccccccacccaccctccCTCTGAGTGCCTCAAGTTAAAAGTGATGTGCGGCGCTCACGTACTGAGAGTGCCGGGACATCAGCTGGTGTGGACGCACACCGCACGCACGCCtggaggtttttttgttttttttccctttttccagTTGTGTAGTTTTTATGTCCAATGCTGACATGTTGTGCGCGTTTCTCATCCTCTGCCTCTCAGCAGCACACGTTCAGCTTTACGCACAGCCGCAGCTTTACACGCTGCGCTCTGAGCTCTCGGAAGACGCCATCCTTGTGGCCAACAACCGCATCCACGTGCCACTGGGCCGGGCCGTGTTTGTGGACCCGGTCAACAACCTGGTGGTGCAGACGCAGCCGGGTGACCGCTGCAGTGTGACAGTTCTGGACAATGACCCGCTCGCCCAGCGACCCGGGAGGCTCTTGCCCGAGAAGTTCCCGTGCGACTTTGGTCCTAGGGATGTCACGTACACCCACTACGGGTCCAGGAGCCCGGCACGGGATCGGGTGCGGCTGCAGTTGCGGTACGACGGGCACGCCGAGACCGTCATCATCCCGTTTGTGATAGAGGTGGAGGTGGTCTTTACGCAGCTGGAGCTGGTTACCAAGAACATGCCGCTGACTGTCACCCACCTGAGGGGTACCAGTGATGCCATAGACAGCAAGATCTTGGACTTCACTTATGACCGGAAGGGGTTCAAGTGCGGGGTGACGGTATTGGCGGGCGAGGGCACTCTGCCCCGCTACGGGCGACTGATGGATGGCGGAAAACTGTCCCAGACGATGGACTGCGATGAGCTAACGCGGGCCGACATCCGCTACAAGCACACGTTCCAGGGGGCGTCCCCCAACCGGGACCACATCCCCATGGTGCTGGAGCTCCGGGACCGAGAAGGCAACCTGGTGAAGCAGGAGCATTTCCACGTGATGGTTCAAATCCGTGGAGGCCAGGAGAATACGGCGCCCAGGCCCAGCTTCATggtcatgatgatgatggaggTGAGCCAGTTTGTCGTGACGGCGCTAACGCCCGAAATGCTTGCTGCGGACGACGTCGAGGCAGACCCGAGGGAATTGGTCTTCAACATCACCTTGCCGCTGTCTTACGAGGAGGGCTACATCATCAGTACCGACGACCAGAATCAGCCCATCACCTCCTTCTCCCAGCGGGACCTGCAGGATCTCAAGATCGCCTACAAGCCGCCCTCATTGGATGCCGACACCGAGAGAATCTTTCAGTTAGAGTTTGAAGTGGTTGACCCGGAGGGCG
The Festucalex cinctus isolate MCC-2025b chromosome 18, RoL_Fcin_1.0, whole genome shotgun sequence genome window above contains:
- the alg5 gene encoding dolichyl-phosphate beta-glucosyltransferase isoform X3 codes for the protein MDCICEILEALVGLAVVAVIVFVMIAHVTASEANLARMDKEKLFVTATGAEEPFPSLHDPPSIDLSVVVPAYNEELRMPVMLNEAMEYLENRQKLQASFTYEVIVVDDGSKDKTTKVALQYTKKYGAEKVRVLTLVKNRGKGGAVRLGTLSSRGRLILMADADGATKFADVEKVEAGLKDLSPKPDNMAISCGSRAHLQQEAVAERSLIRNFLMVGFHFLVWFLCVRGIRDTQCGFKLFTREAALRTFSSLHVERCASTSPLPRWPSTGPR
- the alg5 gene encoding dolichyl-phosphate beta-glucosyltransferase isoform X1 — protein: MDCICEILEALVGLAVVAVIVFVMIAHVTASEANLARMDKEKLFVTATGAEEPFPSLHDPPSIDLSVVVPAYNEELRMPVMLNEAMEYLENRQKLQASFTYEVIVVDDGSKDKTTKVALQYTKKYGAEKVRVLTLVKNRGKGGAVRLGTLSSRGRLILMADADGATKFADVEKVEAGLKDLSPKPDNMAISCGSRAHLQQEAVAERSLIRNFLMVGFHFLVWFLCVRGIRDTQCGFKLFTREAALRTFSSLHVERWAFDVELLYIAQCFNIPIAEVAVNWTEIDGSKLVPFWSWLQMGRDLIFIRLRYLTGAWKLHPPIKSN
- the alg5 gene encoding dolichyl-phosphate beta-glucosyltransferase isoform X2, producing the protein MIAHVTASEANLARMDKEKLFVTATGAEEPFPSLHDPPSIDLSVVVPAYNEELRMPVMLNEAMEYLENRQKLQASFTYEVIVVDDGSKDKTTKVALQYTKKYGAEKVRVLTLVKNRGKGGAVRLGTLSSRGRLILMADADGATKFADVEKVEAGLKDLSPKPDNMAISCGSRAHLQQEAVAERSLIRNFLMVGFHFLVWFLCVRGIRDTQCGFKLFTREAALRTFSSLHVERWAFDVELLYIAQCFNIPIAEVAVNWTEIDGSKLVPFWSWLQMGRDLIFIRLRYLTGAWKLHPPIKSN